From a single Pleurodeles waltl isolate 20211129_DDA chromosome 8, aPleWal1.hap1.20221129, whole genome shotgun sequence genomic region:
- the LOC138248990 gene encoding myb-related transcription factor, partner of profilin-like, giving the protein MDPRCPNRPQEDESRPGPSQEEAYRNQEMLKKKRKCRFSAEEQEILVKEVTEHQHQLFISSKLPLSRREAIWKEIVDKINSVAEERRTVTECKKRWHDCKRRTKEKMARNRKAAMQTGGGSPAQQEALDHMEEMVAAVIPEEIVTGIQGLDSADYHDTTHMQEEHGSPANMPVHEFPDDMDDENINLTQETIDMVLESKKMLKAVVSKMVANES; this is encoded by the exons atggatcccagatgccccaacagaccccaggaggatgagagcagaccaggacccagccaggaggaagcatacaggaaccaggaaatgttaaagaaaaaaagaaagtgtcgcttcagtgcagaggagcaggaaatcctggtgaaagaggtgacggaacaccagcaccaacttttcatatcctcaaaattgccactcagtaggagagaggccatctggaaagaaattgtggacaagataaacagtgtggctgaagaacgccggacagtcactgagtgtaagaaacgctggcatgactgtaaacgtaggaccaaagagaaaatggccaggaacaggaaggcagcaatgcagactggaggggggagtccagcacaacaggaggctctggaccacatggaggagatggtcgcagccgtcatcccagaggagatcgtcacagggatacaaggactggacagcgcagactaccacgacactacgcacatgcagg aggaacacggatctcctgccaatatgcctgtccatgagttccctgatgacatggatgacgagaacatcaacctcacacaagagaccattgacatggtcctcgaaa